AGCAGCACCCCGCCGCCGAAAAAGGCCGCAGTCAGCAAGGGGCCGTGCCCCCAGCCCAGCAGCAGGCGCAGCACGTGCGGCACCACCAGCCCCACAAAGCCGATCACCCCGGCCACGGCCACGCAGCCCGCGGTCATGCAGCTTGCCCCGGCCAGCAGCCACAGGCGGGCGCGGCCCACATCAAGGCCTGTCTGGGCGGCCTGCTCATCCCCAAGGGAAAGCACGTCCAGGGCGCGCCAGCCAAAGGCCGTTGCCAGCAAGCCCGGTACAAGGGTCGCCAGCAAGAGGGGCAGGCTGCTCCAGCCCCGGCCTTGAAAAGACCCCATGATCCAGAACACGATGCTGGTTACGGATTCCTCGTTGAGGGCCTTCACAAGGGCCACCAGCGCCCCCAAAAATGCAGCTACGGCAATGCCCGCAAGAATAATGCTCTCCCGGCTGAACGCACCATCTCCGCGCCCCAGCCACAGTGCGCAGCCAAGGGCCGCCAGCGCGCCGATCAGGGCCGCAGGGGCCACCAGCCCGGCATGACTGAACCCGGCCAGCCCCGGCACGCCGCCCAACCACGGAATACTCCCCAGCATGGCCACCAGCGGCCCGCCAAGGGCTATAGCCATACTGGCCCCGCAGGCAGCCCCGGCAGAAATGCCCAGAGTAAAAGGATCAGCCAGCGGATTGCGCAACACGCCCTGCAATGCTGCCCCGGCCATAGCCAGAGCGCCGCCGCACAGGGCGGCCAGGCACACACGGGCAAGGCGGATGCTTACCACAACCCCAGTCAGGGCCGGATCATCGGGTGCGGACGCAAAGCCTGCCAATGCCGCCAAAGCGCGAAACACGCTCTGTGTGCTCAAGGGCACAGGCCCCGGCAAACAGGCCAGCGGCAGCGAAACAAGCCACACGACCACAAGACCGGTAAAAACCGGCCACAGCCTGCGGGTCTGCGGGAAGGAGGAGTGAGAAGATGCGGTCGTTCTGGTCATGCCAGCCCTCTGGCCGTAGCCTGCGGGGGCACACGCGGGCCAAAGCGTTGGCTGACCTCAGGGGTCAGACCCTTGCCCAGTGGCGGCCTGCGCCGCGCGAGCATAAAAAAAGCCTCTTCCACTCGTGGTGGAAGAGGCCCGTATTTCCTCTGTCCTGCCGGCAAAAACCCGTTGCCGTGGGGCGGCCAATGCCGCACCGTGGTGCCGTCATTCCATGACTGCGCACCTTGGGGCATGGCAGGTCTTCCGGCTTGGTTCCCCTGCTCCGGCCTTCCCGTTTCCAGTGGCGCAATATGGAGCAAGGTTAAGAACCTTACGGCGGCGGGTCCGCTCCCGTTTTTCACGGGATTCCCTTTTCAAGCCGGTCTACCCGGCTACCAATGCCGCCAACACTCTAGGCGCGGCCCTGCGGCCTGTCAATGGCTCAGGCTGCTATCCACACAAGGCTGGCCTGACGGCCCGAGCGTCTGGCGCAGCGGTAGGAAAAAAACTGCTCGTTGTTGCTGGCGGTGCAGATGTCCAGCCCGTAGATATTGCGCGGCAAAAGACCCGCGCGCTCAAGCTGGTGCCGCGTGAGGCCCCACAAATCCATGGTTTTGCTGCTGGCGTCAAACCAGGGCAGGTAGGGGTCGCCCCACTCCTTGTCAAAATTGACAAATTCCGCCTTGCCCGGCCCGAGGCTGGGGCCGCGCACTGCCAGCAGATCGCGCGGTTCAAGACCATAACGCTCGCAGAAGCGGGCTACGCCCGTGATGGGGAAATCGCAGCGGTTGCCCCGCCAGCCCGCATGCATGGCGGCGATATACGCGCCGCTTTTGTGGGCAATAAGGATGGGCTGGCAGTCTGCCGTTTTAATAAGCAGACCAAGGCCGGGACGCGCTGTGGCCATGCCGTCGCCTTCCGCCGTGACGGGCGTTTCGCAGGCCACGGCCTCCGGCTCAAAAACAAAACCGTCGCCGTGCACCTGCATCAGTTCGGCCCAGGCGGTCATGCCTTGCGGGCGCAGGCCTTCCAGCAGGCTGCGGCGGTTGGCAATGACGTGTTCGGGGTTATCCTGCACGGTAAAAGCAATGTTGCCGCCGCCAAACTCGCCAAGGCTCACGCCTCCGGCGCGGGTCTGAAAGGCGCAACGCACCTGCGGAACACCGGGGAAAACAAAGGGAATATAGCTTACAGACACAGCATACGCTCTTCAGTACATATGTAGTTGACCCGCTGGTCCCAGGGGGCCAGGGGCAGGGATTCCACAAGCTGAAATTCAAAACACAGGCCCACGCGGGGGCAGGTGAATCCTTTTTCCAGAAAGCGGTCGTAATAGCCGCCGCCATAGCCCAACCGCCCGCCAGCGAGATCAAAGGCCACGCCGGGCAGGAGCGCAAGATCGGGGGCAAGTGGGTGTGCTTCCCCCGCGCCGCTGCCGCCCGCTGCTTCCGGCCCGAAACCGGGCAGGGAATCGTGCGGTTCAAGCAGGCCGAGAGGGCCGGGCCGCAACTGATCCGGGCCGCTGCAGGCCACAAAATCCATAAATCCCGGTTCGCTGCGCCGCACACGCGGCAGCCACACAAGCACACCGGCCTGCCACGCTGCGCGCAGCAGGGCCTGCGTGCCAAGCTCGCCCCTGACGCCCACATAGAGGGCCACGGAGCGGGCATTCTTCCACAGGGCGGATTCCATCAGCCTGCTCTGCGCCGCCTCGCTGCGGATTTCGGCCAACTGGGGCGACTGCTCCGCCCGCAGACGGCGCATAACTTTACGCACATCGTTTCTGGCCTGAGCCGTAGCATCGGACAACTCGCCAGAAAGATTGCCCGCCAAACTCGTTGGCGGAGCATCCGGCTGATTCACTGACTGGCTGGGCGGCACAGGCGCGGGGGGCGTGGCATTGGAGGGCAAGCGGCTCTTTCCTTGTGGTGCAATGTGTGGCATTCTCAACACCTGCGCCACTGTAACAAAGGAAGCAATACCATGCCAAGCGCCGACTCTCAGGATTTTCTCTGGATCGCCGTGGGCGACATCCACGACGAGCCTGAACGTTTTGCCCAGATACCGGAACTCTCGCAGGCTGACGGCATTATCGTTACCGGCGACCTGACCATCACCGGCGGCGTCAAGCAGGCAGAGCTGGTCATGAACGCCCTGTGCGTCCACGACATCCCCGTGCTGGCCCAGATCGGCAACATGGACAGGCCTGAAGTCGACCAGTGGCTGAGCGAAAAAGGCTGGAACCTCCACGCCGTCACCCGTGAGCTTACGCCCGAAATCGCCATTTTTGGAGTTGGGGCCTCCACATTTACGCCTTTTGGCACGCCGAGCGAATTTCCGGAATCCGCATTCTCCGCGTGGCTTGAAACCTGCTGGCAAAAAGCCCGCCACTATCCGCACAGCGTGCTTGTTTCGCACAATCCGCCCAAGGATACCGCCTGCGACATGATCCCCGGCGGCATTCATGTAGGCTCCACTGCCGTGCGCGAATTTCTGGAAGAAGCCCAGCCGGACATATGCCTGTGCGGGCATA
This portion of the Desulfovibrio desulfuricans genome encodes:
- a CDS encoding metallophosphoesterase; the protein is MPSADSQDFLWIAVGDIHDEPERFAQIPELSQADGIIVTGDLTITGGVKQAELVMNALCVHDIPVLAQIGNMDRPEVDQWLSEKGWNLHAVTRELTPEIAIFGVGASTFTPFGTPSEFPESAFSAWLETCWQKARHYPHSVLVSHNPPKDTACDMIPGGIHVGSTAVREFLEEAQPDICLCGHIHESRAMDRVGRTLVVNPGMLAQGGYVLLRSNSGQLSAELKMLED
- a CDS encoding polyphenol oxidase family protein gives rise to the protein MSVSYIPFVFPGVPQVRCAFQTRAGGVSLGEFGGGNIAFTVQDNPEHVIANRRSLLEGLRPQGMTAWAELMQVHGDGFVFEPEAVACETPVTAEGDGMATARPGLGLLIKTADCQPILIAHKSGAYIAAMHAGWRGNRCDFPITGVARFCERYGLEPRDLLAVRGPSLGPGKAEFVNFDKEWGDPYLPWFDASSKTMDLWGLTRHQLERAGLLPRNIYGLDICTASNNEQFFSYRCARRSGRQASLVWIAA
- a CDS encoding 5-formyltetrahydrofolate cyclo-ligase; amino-acid sequence: MPHIAPQGKSRLPSNATPPAPVPPSQSVNQPDAPPTSLAGNLSGELSDATAQARNDVRKVMRRLRAEQSPQLAEIRSEAAQSRLMESALWKNARSVALYVGVRGELGTQALLRAAWQAGVLVWLPRVRRSEPGFMDFVACSGPDQLRPGPLGLLEPHDSLPGFGPEAAGGSGAGEAHPLAPDLALLPGVAFDLAGGRLGYGGGYYDRFLEKGFTCPRVGLCFEFQLVESLPLAPWDQRVNYICTEERMLCL
- a CDS encoding FecCD family ABC transporter permease produces the protein MTRTTASSHSSFPQTRRLWPVFTGLVVVWLVSLPLACLPGPVPLSTQSVFRALAALAGFASAPDDPALTGVVVSIRLARVCLAALCGGALAMAGAALQGVLRNPLADPFTLGISAGAACGASMAIALGGPLVAMLGSIPWLGGVPGLAGFSHAGLVAPAALIGALAALGCALWLGRGDGAFSRESIILAGIAVAAFLGALVALVKALNEESVTSIVFWIMGSFQGRGWSSLPLLLATLVPGLLATAFGWRALDVLSLGDEQAAQTGLDVGRARLWLLAGASCMTAGCVAVAGVIGFVGLVVPHVLRLLLGWGHGPLLTAAFFGGGVLLVWADVLARCVLSGGQELPVGVVTALLGGPFFALLVRRR